Sequence from the Clostridium saccharobutylicum DSM 13864 genome:
TGTACGTATTGTAGTGATGATATAAAGTTACATTCATATAGAAAATCAGAAGGAGCATATGGAAGAATGTTTTCTTTTATTATTTTACGCTAAGGGGGAAGCAATGTGGCTAATGAGAAAATACTAATAGTTGATGATGAGGAACACATAGTTGAGTTATTAAAATTTAATTTGCTTAATGCTGGATATGAAGTGATTACAGCTAATAATGGAATAGATGCATTAAAAATGGCAAAAAGTGAAAATCCAAGTTTGCTTTTGTTAGATTTAATGTTGCCAGGAATAGATGGATTTGAAGTATGTAAAGAAATTAAAAGAGATAAGAATATGCAGAAAACCTCTATAATCATGTTAACAGCAAAGGGTGAAGAACTGGATAAAATATTAGGATTAGAACTTGGGGCAGATGATTATATCACAAAACCATTTTCGGTTAGAGAGTTGCTTGCGAGAGCTAAAGCAGTACTTAGAAGAACTAATACGTTTGATATAGAAGATGAGGAAGTTTACGATTCTCAAAATCTTAAAATAAATTTTGAGCGTCATGAAGTTTATGTTGATGGGAAAAAAATTGATTTAACTTTAAAAGAATTTGAACTTTTACAAATATTAGTAAAAAATAAAGGGAAAATTCTTAAAAGAGAAGTGTTATTGGATAAAATCTGGGGATATGAGTATATAGGGGAAACAAGAACTGTAGACGTTCATATTAGATACCTTAGAAAGAAAATTGAGCAAGATGACAAAAATCCCAAGTTTATTGAAACTATAAGAGGAGTAGGGTATAGGTTTAATCCTATGGATTAGTTATGAAAAATAAGATATTAGGTTTAATTATGATAACAGTTCTGTTTGTAATATTAATTTTGACATCATCATTTATTATAGAAATAAATATGCAGCAAATAAAAAATACAAAAGAGGAACTTAGAAATGTTAATAATTTAATTTCTCAATTTGGTGATAATATTGAAACTAAAATTGATGAAATGCCAAATATAAAGATTAATGATATGGGTATAAGATTAACTCTTATAGATAATGATGGAAATGTGTTGTATGATAATGAAGAAAAAAGTACTGAAAATCATAAAGATAGGTCAGAAATTAAAGAAGCTATGGAAAACGGTGAGGGTTATGCAACAAGATATAGTGATACTATAAAAGTTAAGCTTATGTATTATGCTACTAGATTAGATAATAATCTAATTATTAGGAGTGCAGTGCCTATAAAAACAATAACAGTTTTGCAAAAAGAGAACATTAAATCTTATTTATTAATTTTATTTATAGTTGTTCTATTTTCGATATTCCTATCATTAAGGCTGGTCAGGAGAATAATAGAGCCAGTCAAAGAACTAGAAAGTGTAACTTTTAAAATGGCTAATGGAGATTATAAAATAAGAGCGAATGTAAAAACAAATGATGAACTTGGCAGTTTGGGAAGTAGTTTCAATAATATGGCTGAGCAATTGCAAATAAAAATTTACGAGGTTATAGAAAAGCAAAATAAAATAGAATCTATATTAAACAGCATGGATAGTGGAGTTGTTGCAGTAG
This genomic interval carries:
- a CDS encoding response regulator transcription factor, which encodes MANEKILIVDDEEHIVELLKFNLLNAGYEVITANNGIDALKMAKSENPSLLLLDLMLPGIDGFEVCKEIKRDKNMQKTSIIMLTAKGEELDKILGLELGADDYITKPFSVRELLARAKAVLRRTNTFDIEDEEVYDSQNLKINFERHEVYVDGKKIDLTLKEFELLQILVKNKGKILKREVLLDKIWGYEYIGETRTVDVHIRYLRKKIEQDDKNPKFIETIRGVGYRFNPMD